One Nitrospina watsonii DNA segment encodes these proteins:
- a CDS encoding MG2 domain-containing protein: MPTPSRFFKNVSRLVLALCLLLIPSTPSFSNSSPELFQQLKNDAEQLYDRGSYSRAHKLYLDAKNLTLNDEDSRWVQFRLADTLWRAQSASNNPDTTAADKARFQLEKMVRDIKHPEFRDRIWAEVQESLGDFHWLRAQARNWGGGWRYYQRALDWWAGARDVELARQRYLGMIWKITQPSWIPPHYHYGYYGMNVPLPFLDNARKIARRDADRHHAQYLYAMALRRNGNIWHQQKISEAFEEALKAGRSSEWHDDALYHYAQWLAGSGEVIILADGQTVRKQNYKKALEYYTQLLREYGKGETRYHDDARRQIESITRPVLTLAAHSIFLPGTTPEVTLSWRNLSRIDLALYAIDLTRDVDLEDHRNPSQWLDTVNLLLKNGVQNWSEDTEDTGDHIPGSRTLQLKKSLPMGAYLLRATGGGHEVRELILVTDSALVTQTASKQALGYFCDSVSGAPIAGADVHFFEYYYNGNNWVWADAERKTNEQGLVVFDLQNRKNNSQYFMAAAHKGRQALVTGYNQTYHSGKHPWKIYVHTDRPAYRPEETVQWKLTARTYDGEVYNTPANATLNYILYDPRGTKLKEDTVKLNEFGSAWGELELPKTLPLGEYRIQFHSTGKNRRQIGQAALFRLEEYKLPEFKVAVHSPEENGKPKVFQLGDEVAVDIHAAYYFGGPVANANVEVVVYQRPYYHVWHRERTYPWYYRDMIAPPHRYWGSGQQVKREVLKTDVEGKARLTFETQRGGQDLEYQIEARVTDASRREVVAKGTVKVTRQPYYVQLKGEHNLYKPQDQITVGVKSLDANQRPHAATGMVKVTRDHWFEIWIAPDGSEVQGAELKALREQVSIFPPPPLPGQPGWRLKFRGYQHDDILTRSVTTSAEGEARVAFTPEREGYYRLQWTSQQHAQSVPIIAETTVWVADNATTELGYRHGGLEIIVDKDTFHAGETAPVMLVSHSSDRYVLFSVSADDLYSYQLVHLTGNVKLVELDVQEKHVPNMFLNGLMVSDNQIHRDVKQVVVPPVKQFLNVEVKADRDQYRPREEGTLTVTALDHKGRPVATEVALSLVDESVFYIQEDLAPDPRQFFYGTKRSNRLNMMSTFQMKAYRDRKREDQLRQSELERRSQEPGRFEGKGFSDQLGAASKMKANYAPAPGELMEESAPMSMDMAQVKTEGRVGNKELDKGDHTGMGESAVTVRSDFRTTVLWQPNVHTGNDGKATVKMTFPDSLTEWRTTARVVDRSNRFGIATGNARTQNPLIVRLQAPRFFVVGDEVTLSAVINNNTSEPLNVAPGIDAAGGLRLVKRLTHTQSAKGQLNLVAVPAHGEVRVDWLAVVEKPGDVKVQVLARTPKLSDAMEKRFVVHEHGIEKFLAKSGKVRGKSVSVTLDIPGERKIDSTKFSVQVSPSIAVTMLDALPYLIDFPYGCTEQTLSRFLPTVIVGKTLRDLGLDETAAMNRIFGGIDSKHTGETHPKGKQDLEKLQRMVQAGLDRLYDFQHGDGGWGWWKKGDSDPFMSAYVLWGLNLAREAGVEVRSDVLKRAYRFLNRALVEAETQYDMQAFLLHAAAHHGHTLKKQNRSNKFQAKAYQNLWHHKDRLNAYSRALLALAAHYLNHHDDAAVLVENLENGVQVDARPDQSIIQRGISGDNDAVMATAHWGEDGIYYRWSDGGVEATAFVLRALLTIDPGNKLIEPAMNWLVKNRRGAHWSNTRNTSIALLALTDYLKVSGELTGGQEYELIVNGRSIAKTRVEDVLQAPSRYTIDSGLVRSGANEILIQRSGDGPLYFAAHAEFFSLEEPITPAGNEIFVKRQYYKLVGRPSLLKGYVYDKQPLNDGDSVSSGDRIETVLTIEAKNHYEYLVFEDLKPAGFEAVQIRSGEDLHARELKWSALLEKFGGTETEPVAGKIGRFKQVALPPYLSSSDYTGRQRWVYQELRDRNVALFVDKLPQGVWEIRYTLRAEVPGHFHALPVLGHAMYIPEIRANGSETRIRVVDRVE, encoded by the coding sequence ATGCCCACCCCATCCCGATTTTTTAAAAACGTATCCAGGCTCGTTCTTGCACTGTGTCTTCTGCTGATTCCATCGACGCCCTCTTTTTCCAATTCCAGCCCGGAACTCTTTCAGCAACTCAAAAACGACGCGGAGCAGTTGTACGACCGCGGTTCGTACTCCCGCGCGCACAAACTGTATCTGGATGCGAAGAACCTGACGTTGAACGACGAGGACTCGCGCTGGGTGCAGTTCCGGCTGGCCGACACGCTGTGGCGGGCGCAGTCGGCCTCCAACAACCCGGACACCACGGCAGCGGACAAGGCCCGGTTCCAGCTTGAAAAAATGGTGCGCGATATCAAGCATCCGGAATTTCGCGACCGCATCTGGGCGGAGGTGCAGGAGTCGCTCGGCGATTTCCACTGGCTGCGCGCGCAGGCCCGCAACTGGGGCGGCGGATGGCGTTATTATCAGAGGGCTCTCGACTGGTGGGCGGGAGCCCGCGATGTGGAACTGGCGCGGCAGCGTTACCTCGGCATGATCTGGAAAATCACGCAGCCTTCCTGGATCCCACCACACTACCACTACGGTTATTACGGCATGAATGTGCCGCTCCCATTCCTCGACAACGCCCGCAAAATCGCCCGGCGCGATGCCGATCGGCACCATGCGCAATACCTGTACGCCATGGCGCTGCGTCGCAACGGCAACATATGGCATCAACAAAAAATTTCCGAAGCGTTTGAAGAGGCGCTGAAAGCAGGGCGTAGTTCAGAATGGCATGATGACGCATTGTACCATTACGCCCAGTGGCTGGCGGGCTCCGGCGAAGTCATCATCCTCGCCGACGGCCAGACCGTGCGCAAACAGAACTACAAAAAAGCGCTGGAGTATTACACGCAACTGCTGCGCGAATACGGCAAGGGCGAAACCCGCTATCACGACGACGCCCGGCGCCAGATTGAAAGCATCACCCGCCCGGTGCTGACTCTGGCAGCGCACAGTATTTTTCTGCCCGGCACCACACCGGAGGTGACGTTGTCCTGGCGCAACCTGTCGCGCATCGACCTCGCACTGTATGCCATCGACCTGACCCGCGACGTGGACCTGGAAGACCATCGCAATCCTTCGCAATGGCTGGACACCGTCAATCTGTTGCTGAAAAACGGGGTCCAGAACTGGAGCGAGGATACGGAAGACACCGGCGACCACATTCCCGGTTCGCGCACGCTCCAGCTTAAAAAGAGCCTGCCGATGGGGGCCTATCTGCTGCGCGCTACAGGTGGCGGGCATGAGGTGCGGGAGCTGATCCTCGTCACCGACTCCGCGTTGGTCACGCAAACGGCGAGCAAGCAGGCGCTTGGCTATTTCTGCGACAGCGTCAGCGGTGCGCCCATCGCCGGGGCGGATGTGCATTTCTTCGAGTACTACTACAACGGCAACAACTGGGTGTGGGCCGATGCCGAACGCAAGACGAATGAACAGGGCCTGGTGGTGTTCGACCTGCAAAACCGGAAAAACAATTCCCAATACTTCATGGCTGCGGCCCACAAGGGACGGCAGGCGCTGGTGACGGGCTACAACCAAACGTATCATTCCGGCAAGCACCCCTGGAAAATTTACGTGCACACCGATCGCCCGGCGTACCGCCCGGAAGAAACGGTGCAATGGAAACTGACCGCCCGCACTTACGACGGCGAGGTGTACAACACACCCGCCAACGCCACGCTGAATTACATCCTCTACGATCCGCGCGGCACCAAGCTCAAGGAAGATACCGTGAAGCTGAATGAATTCGGCAGCGCCTGGGGGGAGCTGGAATTGCCCAAAACCCTGCCGCTCGGCGAGTACCGGATTCAATTCCACAGCACCGGCAAAAACCGGAGGCAGATCGGCCAGGCGGCGCTGTTCCGGCTGGAAGAATACAAACTGCCGGAGTTCAAGGTTGCCGTCCACAGCCCGGAGGAAAACGGCAAGCCTAAAGTGTTTCAACTGGGCGATGAGGTGGCGGTGGATATTCACGCGGCCTACTACTTCGGGGGTCCTGTCGCCAACGCCAACGTTGAGGTGGTGGTGTATCAACGACCTTACTACCACGTCTGGCATCGGGAACGCACCTATCCCTGGTATTACCGCGACATGATCGCGCCACCGCACCGCTACTGGGGTTCGGGCCAGCAGGTCAAGCGCGAGGTCCTGAAAACCGATGTCGAGGGCAAGGCCAGGTTGACGTTTGAAACGCAGCGTGGCGGGCAGGATCTGGAATACCAGATCGAGGCCCGGGTCACCGATGCCTCGCGGCGGGAAGTGGTCGCCAAGGGCACGGTGAAAGTCACGCGTCAGCCCTACTACGTGCAGCTGAAAGGCGAGCATAATTTATACAAACCGCAGGACCAGATCACGGTTGGAGTGAAATCGCTGGACGCCAACCAGCGCCCGCATGCCGCCACCGGCATGGTGAAGGTGACGCGCGATCACTGGTTTGAAATCTGGATTGCGCCCGACGGCAGCGAAGTGCAGGGCGCGGAGTTGAAGGCGTTGCGGGAACAAGTTTCCATCTTCCCGCCACCGCCCCTGCCCGGCCAGCCGGGATGGCGTCTGAAATTCCGCGGCTATCAACACGATGATATCCTCACCCGCTCGGTGACCACCAGCGCGGAAGGCGAAGCCCGCGTTGCGTTCACACCGGAACGGGAAGGTTATTACCGCTTGCAGTGGACATCGCAACAACACGCGCAGAGCGTGCCCATCATCGCCGAGACCACGGTCTGGGTGGCGGACAACGCCACCACCGAGCTCGGGTACCGCCACGGCGGATTGGAGATCATCGTTGACAAGGACACTTTTCATGCAGGCGAAACGGCCCCGGTCATGCTGGTGTCGCACAGCAGCGATCGTTACGTGCTGTTCAGTGTGTCCGCCGACGACCTGTACAGTTATCAACTTGTGCACCTGACCGGCAATGTGAAGTTGGTGGAACTCGATGTGCAGGAAAAGCACGTGCCCAACATGTTCCTCAACGGACTCATGGTGAGTGATAACCAGATTCACCGGGACGTCAAACAGGTGGTGGTGCCGCCGGTAAAACAGTTCCTGAACGTGGAGGTCAAGGCCGACCGCGACCAGTACCGGCCGCGTGAGGAAGGCACGTTGACCGTCACCGCACTCGATCACAAAGGCCGTCCCGTGGCCACCGAAGTGGCGCTTTCGCTGGTGGACGAATCGGTGTTCTACATTCAGGAAGACCTGGCGCCGGACCCGCGGCAGTTTTTCTATGGAACCAAACGATCCAACCGCCTCAACATGATGAGCACGTTCCAGATGAAAGCCTACCGCGATCGCAAACGCGAAGATCAGTTGCGGCAGAGTGAACTGGAGCGGCGCTCTCAGGAGCCCGGCCGGTTTGAAGGCAAGGGGTTCAGCGACCAGCTCGGCGCGGCTTCCAAAATGAAGGCGAATTACGCCCCTGCGCCCGGCGAACTCATGGAAGAATCCGCACCGATGTCCATGGACATGGCCCAGGTAAAAACCGAAGGCAGGGTCGGCAACAAGGAACTGGATAAAGGTGACCATACGGGAATGGGAGAATCGGCGGTGACCGTACGCTCCGATTTCCGCACCACGGTGTTGTGGCAACCCAACGTGCATACCGGCAACGATGGAAAAGCCACGGTGAAGATGACGTTTCCGGATTCCCTCACTGAGTGGCGGACGACGGCGCGCGTGGTGGACCGCAGCAACCGCTTCGGCATCGCCACAGGCAACGCACGCACGCAGAATCCTCTCATCGTGCGGTTGCAGGCACCGCGCTTCTTTGTGGTCGGCGACGAGGTCACTCTATCCGCCGTCATCAACAACAACACCAGTGAACCGCTGAACGTGGCGCCGGGCATCGATGCGGCAGGCGGCCTGCGTTTGGTCAAACGCCTGACGCACACCCAGTCGGCGAAGGGGCAACTGAATCTGGTTGCCGTTCCGGCTCACGGAGAGGTGCGCGTGGATTGGCTGGCCGTGGTGGAAAAGCCCGGCGATGTGAAAGTTCAGGTGTTGGCGCGCACGCCGAAACTGAGCGACGCCATGGAAAAACGGTTTGTCGTGCATGAACACGGCATCGAAAAATTCCTCGCCAAATCGGGAAAGGTGCGCGGCAAATCGGTGTCGGTGACGCTCGACATCCCGGGGGAACGCAAAATCGACTCTACCAAATTCAGCGTGCAGGTGAGCCCCAGCATCGCCGTCACCATGCTCGATGCGTTGCCATACCTGATCGATTTCCCCTACGGCTGCACCGAGCAGACCCTGAGCCGTTTTCTGCCGACGGTGATCGTCGGCAAAACCTTGCGCGATCTGGGCCTGGATGAAACCGCCGCCATGAACCGCATTTTTGGCGGCATCGACTCCAAGCACACGGGCGAGACGCATCCCAAAGGCAAGCAGGACCTCGAAAAACTTCAACGTATGGTGCAGGCCGGACTGGATCGGCTCTACGACTTCCAGCACGGCGATGGCGGCTGGGGCTGGTGGAAGAAGGGCGACAGCGATCCGTTCATGTCGGCTTACGTGTTATGGGGGCTTAACCTGGCACGCGAGGCCGGCGTGGAGGTGCGGTCCGATGTTTTAAAACGTGCCTATCGTTTTTTGAACCGGGCGCTGGTCGAGGCCGAAACCCAGTACGACATGCAGGCGTTTCTGCTCCACGCCGCCGCGCATCACGGCCACACGTTGAAAAAACAGAACCGTTCCAATAAATTTCAGGCCAAGGCGTACCAGAATCTGTGGCATCACAAAGACCGGTTGAACGCATACAGCCGGGCCTTGCTGGCCCTGGCGGCGCATTACCTCAACCACCATGACGACGCGGCCGTCTTGGTCGAGAACCTGGAAAACGGCGTGCAGGTGGATGCCCGGCCCGATCAGTCCATCATCCAGCGCGGCATTTCCGGGGACAACGATGCGGTCATGGCGACGGCGCACTGGGGCGAAGACGGCATCTACTACCGCTGGTCCGATGGCGGTGTGGAGGCCACGGCTTTTGTCCTGCGGGCTCTGCTGACCATCGATCCCGGCAACAAATTGATCGAGCCCGCCATGAACTGGCTGGTGAAAAACCGGCGGGGCGCGCACTGGAGCAACACGAGAAACACCTCCATCGCGCTGCTGGCGCTCACAGACTACCTCAAAGTTTCCGGCGAACTGACCGGTGGCCAGGAATATGAGTTGATCGTCAACGGCCGCTCCATCGCCAAAACCCGCGTCGAGGACGTGTTGCAGGCACCGAGCCGGTACACCATCGATTCCGGGCTGGTCCGCAGCGGCGCCAATGAAATCCTCATCCAACGCTCCGGCGACGGGCCGTTGTACTTCGCCGCGCACGCGGAGTTTTTCAGCCTGGAGGAACCCATCACCCCGGCGGGCAACGAGATCTTCGTCAAGCGCCAGTACTACAAGCTGGTGGGCCGGCCCAGTTTGTTGAAAGGCTACGTCTATGACAAGCAACCGCTCAATGACGGCGACAGCGTGTCCAGCGGCGACCGCATCGAAACCGTTCTCACCATCGAAGCCAAGAATCATTACGAATACCTGGTGTTCGAGGATTTGAAACCGGCAGGCTTTGAGGCGGTGCAGATACGAAGCGGTGAAGACCTGCACGCACGCGAATTGAAATGGTCGGCGCTGCTGGAGAAATTCGGCGGTACGGAAACCGAACCGGTGGCGGGCAAGATAGGCCGGTTCAAGCAGGTGGCGTTGCCGCCGTACCTTTCGAGCAGCGACTACACCGGACGCCAGCGCTGGGTGTATCAGGAGTTGCGCGACCGCAATGTGGCGCTGTTCGTGGACAAGCTGCCGCAGGGCGTGTGGGAAATCCGTTACACCCTGCGCGCGGAGGTGCCGGGACATTTCCACGCGCTGCCGGTGTTGGGACACGCCATGTATATCCCGGAAATCCGCGCCAATGGCAGCGAAACCCGGATACGGGTGGTGGACCGGGTCGAGTGA
- a CDS encoding fructosamine kinase family protein, which produces MKNEMRDLLAEIYARPVEIQNTQSIGGGCINETLLLSLSNGEKVFVKHNDQPPPDFFHREADALRLLGRAQGPRVPQVIGLPKTTSPRFLILEYIEPGNPDGDFHERFAHALAGLHHMSHAFYGFDRDNYIGFTVQVNKPETDPVVFFREHRLRFQQHLARQRGLLPTNVDQRLDLLLNKLERLLNVTGEQPALLHGDLWSGNYFADARGTPCIFDPASYFGLREADLAMTELFGRLPQRFYDAYQEVYPLNPGYEERKKLYNLYHLLNHLNLFGSSYLSSVKSVVNHFV; this is translated from the coding sequence ATGAAAAACGAGATGCGCGACCTGCTGGCAGAGATCTATGCCCGCCCGGTCGAAATTCAGAACACGCAATCCATCGGCGGCGGCTGCATCAATGAAACCCTGCTGCTGTCGCTGTCCAACGGCGAAAAAGTATTCGTCAAACACAACGATCAGCCGCCCCCGGACTTTTTTCATCGGGAAGCGGACGCGCTGCGCCTGCTGGGCCGCGCCCAGGGTCCCCGCGTGCCGCAGGTCATCGGCCTGCCCAAAACCACCAGCCCGCGTTTCCTCATCCTTGAATACATCGAGCCCGGAAACCCGGACGGCGATTTCCATGAACGCTTCGCTCACGCGCTGGCGGGACTGCACCACATGTCGCACGCGTTTTATGGATTTGACCGCGATAATTACATCGGCTTCACCGTGCAGGTCAACAAACCGGAAACCGACCCGGTCGTGTTTTTCCGCGAGCACCGTCTGCGATTCCAGCAACACCTGGCGCGCCAGCGCGGTCTCCTTCCTACAAACGTGGACCAGCGTCTCGACCTGCTTCTAAACAAACTGGAACGGCTGCTGAACGTGACCGGGGAACAACCGGCTCTGCTGCACGGCGACCTGTGGTCCGGTAATTATTTTGCCGACGCCCGCGGCACGCCCTGCATTTTCGATCCCGCCTCCTACTTCGGGCTGCGCGAGGCGGACCTGGCGATGACAGAGTTGTTCGGCCGCCTGCCGCAACGCTTTTACGACGCGTATCAGGAAGTGTATCCGTTGAATCCCGGCTATGAAGAACGGAAAAAATTATACAACCTGTATCATTTACTCAATCACCTCAACCTTTTTGGCAGTTCTTATTTGTCCTCGGTGAAGTCCGTGGTGAACCACTTTGTATGA
- a CDS encoding low molecular weight protein-tyrosine-phosphatase, with protein sequence MGPSKTVEICFVCLGNICRSPLAEGVFQHLVNTQNLQEKILIHSAGTGNWHVGAPPDARMGATAKKRGITLCSTAQQFQPGDFRRYDLILAMDRSNLQTLQYMCTPEVADRKLKLFRSFDPQSNGDADEDVPDPYYGGNSGFEHVFEIVSRTCPQILDYIKTRF encoded by the coding sequence ATGGGACCCTCCAAAACCGTTGAAATTTGCTTTGTTTGCCTGGGCAACATCTGCCGGTCCCCGCTCGCGGAGGGGGTGTTCCAGCACCTGGTCAACACCCAGAATTTACAGGAAAAAATCCTCATCCACTCAGCCGGCACCGGCAACTGGCACGTCGGCGCCCCGCCCGATGCCCGCATGGGGGCCACCGCAAAAAAACGGGGCATCACCCTCTGTTCCACCGCCCAGCAGTTCCAGCCCGGTGATTTCCGCCGCTACGACCTCATCCTCGCCATGGACCGTTCCAATCTGCAAACCCTGCAATACATGTGCACGCCGGAAGTGGCCGACCGAAAGCTCAAGCTGTTTCGCTCCTTCGATCCACAATCCAACGGAGATGCCGATGAAGATGTTCCCGATCCTTATTACGGAGGAAACTCCGGATTCGAACACGTGTTTGAAATCGTGTCCAGGACCTGTCCGCAGATCCTGGACTACATAAAAACCCGATTCTGA
- the purB gene encoding adenylosuccinate lyase, with translation MIERYTLPDMAFIWKPENRFRIWLAIEIHACEALAQRNEIPQEAVDTIKKHAGFDVQRIDEIEKEVKHDVIAFLTSVAEHIGPEARYMHLGMTSSDVLDTSFAVQLKDASNLIIRELERFAEVLKQRALEHKNTPVIGRTHGIHAEPTSFGLKLANWYEEVNRNRVRMEQAREQISVGQISGAVGVFAGIDVDVEEYVCDKLGLKPARISSQIIQRDRHAEFFTSLAILATTLEKIATEIRHLQKTETLEAEEYFSKGQKGSSAMPHKRNPVVSEQICGLARVVRANALAAMENMPLWHERDISHSSVERIIGPDSTILVHYMLNKMIRLMEQLVVYPDNMKRNLELTRGLVFSEHVLLALTRKGVTRDEAYRMVQRNAMQVWEQGGDFIALLKQDKDIKELLSAQEIDQAFDLKKHLRNVDRIFERVFEQ, from the coding sequence TTGATCGAACGTTATACCCTGCCCGACATGGCTTTCATCTGGAAGCCGGAAAACCGTTTTCGCATCTGGCTTGCCATTGAAATCCATGCCTGCGAAGCGCTGGCGCAGCGGAATGAAATTCCACAGGAAGCAGTGGACACGATAAAAAAACACGCCGGGTTCGATGTGCAACGCATCGATGAAATCGAGAAGGAAGTGAAGCACGACGTCATCGCTTTCCTGACTTCGGTGGCGGAACACATAGGACCCGAAGCGCGTTACATGCACCTCGGCATGACTTCGTCCGATGTTCTGGATACGTCGTTCGCAGTGCAGTTGAAGGACGCGTCGAACCTGATCATCCGCGAACTGGAACGCTTTGCGGAGGTGTTGAAGCAGCGCGCACTGGAGCACAAGAACACACCGGTCATCGGGCGCACGCACGGCATTCACGCGGAACCGACGTCGTTCGGCCTCAAGCTGGCCAACTGGTATGAGGAAGTGAACCGAAACCGGGTGCGCATGGAGCAGGCGCGGGAACAGATATCGGTCGGTCAGATTTCGGGTGCGGTCGGCGTGTTTGCGGGCATCGATGTGGACGTGGAGGAATACGTTTGCGACAAGCTGGGTCTGAAACCGGCGCGCATTTCGAGCCAGATCATTCAACGCGACCGGCACGCCGAGTTTTTCACCTCGCTGGCGATCCTCGCGACGACACTGGAGAAGATTGCCACCGAGATCCGTCATCTGCAAAAGACGGAAACGCTGGAAGCGGAAGAATATTTTTCGAAGGGCCAGAAAGGATCGTCCGCCATGCCGCACAAGCGCAATCCGGTGGTGTCCGAGCAGATCTGCGGGTTGGCCCGCGTGGTGCGCGCCAATGCGTTGGCGGCGATGGAGAACATGCCGCTGTGGCACGAGCGCGACATCAGTCATTCTTCCGTAGAGCGGATCATCGGGCCGGACAGCACCATCCTTGTGCATTACATGCTGAACAAAATGATCCGGCTGATGGAGCAGTTGGTGGTGTACCCGGACAACATGAAAAGGAACCTGGAATTAACGCGCGGGCTGGTATTCTCCGAGCACGTGCTGCTGGCGCTGACGCGCAAGGGCGTGACCCGCGACGAGGCTTACCGCATGGTGCAGCGCAATGCCATGCAGGTGTGGGAACAGGGAGGCGATTTCATCGCTTTGCTGAAGCAGGACAAGGACATCAAGGAACTGTTGAGCGCCCAGGAAATCGATCAGGCGTTCGATCTTAAAAAACATTTGCGGAATGTGGACCGCATTTTTGAGCGAGTATTCGAACAATAG
- the purC gene encoding phosphoribosylaminoimidazolesuccinocarboxamide synthase — MKRLEKIYEGKSKSIHTTEDPDLVIQYFKDDASAFNGIKKGEIVDKGIVNNHVSAAIFKFLEGQGIKTHMVKELNDREMLVKKLDIILVEVVLRNVVAGSLAKRMGRPEGEVLKQPILEFYYKDDDLGDPMINEYHIREFGLATDAEIEVLREQGLKINQLLWDYFKERKIRLVDFKLEFGRHKGEILLGDEISPDGCRLWHWDTNEKMDKDRFRFDLGQVKEKYEEVYHLICG, encoded by the coding sequence ATGAAACGATTGGAAAAAATATATGAAGGCAAATCCAAAAGCATTCATACCACCGAGGACCCGGATCTGGTGATCCAGTATTTCAAGGACGATGCCTCGGCGTTCAACGGCATCAAAAAAGGCGAGATCGTGGACAAGGGAATCGTCAACAACCACGTGTCGGCGGCGATCTTCAAGTTCCTTGAAGGGCAGGGCATCAAAACCCACATGGTGAAAGAGTTGAACGACCGGGAGATGCTGGTGAAGAAGCTGGATATCATTCTGGTCGAAGTTGTTTTGCGCAACGTGGTGGCGGGCAGTCTGGCCAAGCGCATGGGACGGCCGGAAGGCGAAGTGCTTAAACAACCGATCCTCGAGTTCTATTACAAGGACGATGATCTGGGCGACCCGATGATCAACGAATACCACATCCGCGAATTCGGTCTGGCGACCGATGCGGAGATCGAGGTGCTCCGCGAGCAGGGGCTCAAGATCAATCAACTGCTGTGGGACTACTTCAAGGAACGCAAGATCCGCCTTGTGGATTTCAAACTGGAGTTTGGACGCCACAAGGGAGAGATTTTGCTGGGCGACGAAATCAGCCCGGACGGATGCCGGTTGTGGCACTGGGATACCAACGAGAAGATGGACAAGGACCGGTTCCGGTTCGATCTCGGGCAGGTGAAAGAGAAGTACGAAGAAGTGTACCACCTGATTTGCGGATGA
- the orn gene encoding oligoribonuclease, with translation MSVVDPSNLVWMDLEMTGLDPDKEEIIEIATIVTDSQMNIIAEGPSLVIHQEDALLEKMDEWNQKTHSASGLIQKVRESTLTVEEAERMTLDFIKKHVPYKTSPLCGNSIQQDRRFLDRSMKDLTDYLHYRNIDVTSIKEVIRRWYPNGTRLPKKSDSHMALTDVRESIEELIFYRNHFFIDLAEYHPEDGDL, from the coding sequence ATGAGCGTTGTGGATCCCAGCAACCTGGTGTGGATGGACCTGGAAATGACCGGGTTGGATCCGGACAAGGAAGAGATCATTGAAATCGCCACCATCGTCACCGACAGCCAGATGAACATCATCGCCGAAGGCCCCAGCCTGGTGATCCATCAGGAGGATGCGCTGCTGGAAAAGATGGACGAGTGGAACCAGAAAACGCATTCCGCCTCCGGCCTGATCCAAAAGGTACGCGAATCCACACTGACCGTCGAGGAAGCCGAACGCATGACCCTCGACTTCATCAAAAAACACGTCCCGTATAAAACGTCACCGCTTTGCGGCAACTCCATCCAGCAGGACCGGCGTTTTCTGGACCGTTCCATGAAAGATCTCACCGATTACCTGCACTACCGGAACATCGACGTCACCTCCATCAAGGAAGTGATCCGGCGCTGGTACCCGAATGGCACCCGCCTGCCCAAAAAGAGCGACTCCCACATGGCGTTGACCGACGTGCGTGAATCGATCGAGGAGTTGATTTTTTACCGCAATCACTTTTTCATCGACCTTGCGGAATACCACCCTGAGGATGGAGACTTGTAG
- the argF gene encoding ornithine carbamoyltransferase: protein MDISLPQKDFLALTDFTREQLTALLDLADDMKRAPAEYRTALTGKSLGMIFHKQSTRTRISFEVGMYQLGGAALFFSPSDMHLSRGESISDTGKVLSRYLDAIMIRTFAYEEIVELAQHATIPIINGLTDYNHPCQALADMMTLREHFGTLAGRKLTYIGDGNNMAVSLLFACIRMGMHISIASPPNYTITPKAMEWILDDAEKNNLEICLTDNIEEAASGADVVYTDVWASMGQEEERKTRLHDLADYTVDDMVMSFAKPDAVFMHCLPAHRGEEVSASVIDGPRSIVFDQAENRLHLQKAILYGLIQ from the coding sequence ATGGACATTTCGTTGCCGCAAAAAGATTTTCTGGCGCTCACTGATTTCACCCGGGAGCAGTTGACCGCGTTGCTCGACCTGGCCGACGACATGAAACGCGCGCCGGCGGAGTACCGCACGGCGCTGACGGGAAAATCGCTGGGCATGATTTTTCACAAGCAATCGACGCGCACCCGCATCTCGTTTGAGGTGGGAATGTACCAACTGGGCGGCGCGGCTTTGTTTTTCAGTCCATCGGACATGCACCTGTCGCGGGGCGAATCCATCAGCGACACCGGCAAGGTGTTGTCGCGATACCTGGACGCCATCATGATCCGCACCTTCGCCTACGAAGAGATCGTGGAACTGGCGCAGCATGCGACCATCCCCATCATCAACGGGCTGACCGATTACAACCACCCCTGCCAGGCACTGGCCGACATGATGACTCTACGCGAACACTTCGGCACGCTGGCGGGACGCAAGTTGACCTACATCGGCGACGGCAACAACATGGCGGTGTCGTTGCTGTTCGCCTGCATCCGCATGGGCATGCACATCTCCATCGCCAGCCCGCCGAACTACACGATCACGCCGAAAGCAATGGAATGGATTCTCGACGATGCGGAAAAAAACAATCTCGAAATCTGCCTGACGGACAACATCGAAGAAGCCGCGAGCGGCGCCGACGTGGTGTACACGGACGTGTGGGCGAGCATGGGCCAGGAAGAGGAACGCAAAACGCGGCTGCACGATCTGGCCGACTACACGGTGGACGACATGGTGATGTCGTTCGCCAAACCGGATGCCGTGTTCATGCATTGCCTGCCCGCACACCGGGGTGAGGAAGTCAGTGCCTCCGTGATCGACGGCCCCCGCTCCATCGTGTTCGATCAGGCGGAAAACCGCCTGCACCTGCAAAAAGCCATCCTGTATGGATTGATCCAATGA